Genomic segment of Zootoca vivipara chromosome 4, rZooViv1.1, whole genome shotgun sequence:
CCAAGATCAGATGTAGTTCAGTTAGATAGCTAGATGGCACCCTCTGCGTACACACGATGCTATAACAGGATTGGGGGACTCCTTGGGCCTGCCACGTGtttttgctggactgcaactcccatcagccctagctaccAGAGCCAGTGACCTGGGATGATGGGATTCGTAGTCCAGGCGAACTGGAAAAGCACCAGTCCGTCCTTAGCTGTGAAACCTCGCCTCCAATGTAACATTTGCTATGCTATTTCAGGGAGCCAAAAGGAGCATCCGCGAGTGGCGCGCTCTGCCCCAGCCGCGCGCTAGGACGCAGCGCCCGAATCGAGGCACCTGCCTGAGGCTATTCcgttcacccttcccttcccttcccctgctcAGCCAGCCAGGCACTCTCGGAAGACCGGCTCGGCCTTTCCCCGCCCCGCTTCCTGCGCAagcccttcctcttccccctccgaCGGGTCGTTTGGCTTCCTGTCCCGCGTTCCTCGGCGCTGGAGCTGCTGACGGCCCCCGGGGGACCGACAGGTAAGCCGAGGGGCTCGCCCTGCAGGAGGCCTTTGAACCCGCGGCCATAGTGAACGATCACCCCTCGCTTGCTGCTCCGGAGAAGGGCTGTGTTTGCCTGCCAGAGCTTCGAGGCGCGGCTTCGGATTGAGCCCTCGCTCCAAATGGTGAAGTCTAAATCACATCTGTGATTACGCGCAGGTCTCCCAAATTCCAGCAGCCTTGCGTGGTACAGCGGGTTgtatgtgtatactgtatataaagtCTTTTGCTGTACCCCATTAAGTTGCTAGTCAGTTTTAAGAGGTTCCACCCCAAATCTCTGGCGTGTACCGTCCACAGGGTGAAATGCACACTTTTCCAAGCACCTGATACATGAGGATTTGCAGAGGGCTTAATGCGCTGATAGAAAGCAGGAGTGCGACATTCACCAGTTGCTGCGATATATTATGCTCATTTGAATGGATCTCTCTTTAATGTCCCaatggatgttgttggattccaaccatgggacttgcagtccagcCATGTTCTGAGGCCCACAGCAAGTTCCCCACCACTCCACTAAAGCAAAGTTACAGAGCAAACATCacattgcaatgcatttttataaGAATTGTATGATGCATTGTTTCATGAAGTCCTTTCTTGTGTTTCCCTAAATGTACAGCCCGTTTCACTGGATAACTGCAGAGCAGGAACTGTAAATTGCTTCTTTTCATCCTCTCCAGTTGATTTTCCCACTTTATAAAtctcccattttctttctttcccactcttcatTGCCAAGCAATACCATGGCAGATTACATCGAAACAAGCACGCGTAATATTGCTCAATAAAGCACCACGCATAGGCAGCATGAAAATCTTTGAATTAAGACCACAACCATCCTCCCTTCAGTGGAAAATATCTGACAAAATGCAGGTGTGCGGACAGTTGGAAATGTGcaaatttgcaaaaatgtgaaaatgATAAAAATATTGGTTTGTATCCAATGAGAAgactcattaaaatgaatggccATTATTTAACTGGGGTCCATTTGTTTCAGTAGGCCTGATCTGATTTGGGGCCACTCGTTTGCCAGGCAAATGTTTCACACATAGATATTCCAAAAGGGGTGTGTGCATCTGTAGCCCCTGCAGGCTAGAGCAAAATTTCCTCCCAACACATTATGCTCTGGCCTTGTCATAAGGGGTGCAAGATTCTTACACACTCATGCATACATATTCACACATACATGTGTATCAAATCCGCCGTTCAtgcttttgcaaaaaaattgcaCATTATTTTTTTGTCCAAAATCATAAGCAAATATGGTGTTCATGCAACCTAATTACAGAGCAGTCCtaggcatgtctgctcagaaggaagccccactgagttccatCAGGCTTACGCAGTAAGTAGGAATAGGATTGCACCCCCTAGGCCACAAAACGCTTGCCAGGAAGAATGTCCTAATTTAACTCAATGGGATGCACCTCCAATACATGCAAAGGGTTATATATTtattaaggcaggggtcagcaaactttttaagcagggggccggttcactgtccctcagaccttgtggcgggccagaCTGCAGGCGCGCGCAGGCGTGCTCTCACTACTACAGGATCCAACTGATAATAAACTGTTGTATACCCTTAAGGTATCATTCTGTTGCCTCCCACAGCAGTTCCAAGGGGGTGTGCAATTTAAAAATAAGTCCTGTCATACATTAATTAGAATGCAATGCAATACATCTGAAAACAGgcaggaatttaaaaaaaaagcatgttgttatgaagcagcagcaaaggcctGGGTATGTTGATATTTCTGGGCACCTTAAAACTTGTATACAATATAATTTTACAGGTGTTTACATAGGAAAGGATATCGTGGTAGTTTAAGCAAGCAACTTcagtgccttttttaaaatattcttttatttctttcaaaaGACATATATACCTCTTagctgtaataaaacctcaaagcagtttatgaaactatatttatttcacaaggttttctcatttttaaatattgtttttagGTTTCTaggcattcccccacccccatgtatcCAGAATGGCTGCCTTGTGCCTAAAGAAACTATTGGATCAGGCCAGAAGGAAGGAAGTGAATCACATCACTAAGTATTTCACCAGTTTTTTGGTGCAACCAGTAAAAGGGACTACAGCCTTGGAAACCTGGATAACAAGAGATTCTCAAAAAGGACTTCTGCCTGTCCCTACACGAGCATTCTGTACTCATGAAGATGCCAAAGGGAACCTAAAAGCAAATCAAAGAATCCCCAGTTTCAAAAATACAATTGAAAGCATTGGGAGGAAAATCCCCCACCGGATTATTCAGCTGATTGATGAGAATGGCGAAAACCAGGGAAACATCCACAGGGCAGATGTGATTCGAATCATGGATGAAAGGGCAGTGAAGCTTGTTCTTCTGAATGAGAAGGCAGACCCTCCAATGTACAGACTAATGTCCGGGCAGCAGATCCTCGAAGAGCGGCTCAGACTTAGAGATAAGCAGAAAGCTAGCTCTAAAAATGGTATGTATAGCACTTATTCAGTCCATCATTCTAAAAAGCTTTTTCAAAGATGGATTAGGCTCTAGTCctttggtttttttctctctgcatttttctaaaTGCATATTTATTAGCCTAGTTGGTTATCAAAATAATGGGAAGTATGCTGATCTGCATCTGCTTCAGGATTTCATACAGGGATAGCACCATTTTTTAAACAGACTGCAGGCTCTCCTATATTACTGCTTTAGTTCACAACTGCAGAAAGTGGAGGGGAGGGAATAAGATGTTCCCAGAACCACCACTAGCTTTGGGTATTTTAATGCCCTACATAGTTCTTTATCATAACTACAGCACGGTTGGCAGAAGGCACACTTCTTGAGACTACAAAAAAAGCTCTCCTTCATTGCCACTTGAGCATAGATCCAAATCGCTACATCACCCAGAGTCATGCTCTAAAAAGAATAAAAGCATATGCGTTGCCAGTTTATTAGCcatattaaaacaataacaacttgGGAGCAAGGAAGGGAGAGCAGAAAAAACCCATTTTCTGTACATTTCTTGTCCTCTTAAGGATATTTGGGCCTCTGTAAATAAAGAGCTACTGTACTTCATATACTTTTGCCTTGAGCTTGTttggttctagcaggggagcgcagctatcgtatacccttgaccgaagaacggtacactccttctatctgggatggtcgtcctcttccaccgagcatgcagcttcgggagggacgcacatggagcggtgagggaggaagggggcacccgcctagccagccagatcagccgaatcaaccctggcgatcaatggggtgacagatgtcgcagccagatcgccctcacatgtgcgctcggtggaagaggacgaccatcccagataggagtgtaccgttcttcggtcaagggtatacgatagctgcgctcccctgctagaacctccaaacaagctcaaggtccATTTGTAGGAGAACATAGGGTAGTCATATACTTTTGCCATGTGAAATTCATGCTgcaatccccccctccaaaaaaaccccccataCATAATTAAATCTGAGCTGGTTTGGAACACAGCTGCTTGAAAACAAATCTTAACAATCTCTCTGCTTATCATTTCAACAGGCCCCGTTCAGCAGAAGGAGCTAACCTTTTCCACAGCAATCGAGCAGCACGATTTAGACACAAAGATGAAACAGATTCAGCAGTGGATTGACAAGAAGCATCATGTCCGGGTTACACTGCAGCAaaagggaggtggtggtggacagGAAAAGATGGTAAGTTACAACCAAAGTTTTCATGGAGGGCCTCTCACAGTCAAGTTGGCCAGTATTGTGAACTGACCTTTAGTATGACTTACGTTTCTGCCAACACTATTTggagcattttttgttttttagatgcTTTAAAAAGATTTCAAGCAGCCAGTTCCCTCTTTCTTGCCCATAACCTTGATGAGTGAAATGCTTCGGGGAACCTGAAACTCTGCAGATGTTCTTATGACTCCCAGTAGCCATCGCCCCAGCTAGCTTGGCCAGCCAtcatgaatgatgggaattgtagtccacaattAGAAATTTGAAGTCCTTTACATCTCTAGCCACAatgcacctggagggccagaggtttcccatccctgctttaaagcatgTCTAACGCCACACATTCCTGCATAAGGAATGCAGGCTTATGGTTTAAAATTGGCTACAATCCTTAGCAGCATAGTTATATGAAAGTAATTCCTGTTGAAATTGGGGTGAAGGTAAGCTAATTTTGACCTCTACAAAGAGATTTGGGGTCAAGAGCTGGAGATCCCTGTCTCGGAGCCAGTTCAGGGTACTACTTATCTTTCCCCAGTGCAGCTGTCAATCAAATGAGGAAAATAAGCATGCAGAGTGAAGTGGCATCTGTCCCAATAGAACTTGCCAGAACGATAATGAGAATATCGTAATGGGGGATAGGCAAGTCTCCAACCCCAATCGAGTTGCTCACCAGTGCACTAAATTAACACACAAGATGGAGGAGGCTGTGCTTCGTCAGGCATTTCTAAGTGACCCAAGTCAGAATCTGTAAAATGATAGAATTTCTGCTTGCCACCAACAGCGTTCATTGCATAGCAACAGCCTATGTCTGATTTTTTTACACTTCAGTCAAGTCCTTtcactaaactttttttttaaaaggctcaaGTAATACATTCATAATGCCAGTACATCTTTTCCTTTTCAGCTGGCATTCTTTGGTCAGATTTTGGATAAGATGCCTGGGAAAGCGACTTACCTCTCTGAGCCCCGCACTATCAAAGAAGGAAGGAGCGTGTGTGTATTGAGGCATATGTCAAACAAAGAAATCCAGGAGTACAAAAGAATGGAGAAGAACAAAGGAgatgagaaagagaagagaaaggacAGCACTGAATCAGAAACTCTCAAGCAgtgatttaattttttatatatataaaaaaatgaatgtcTCTCCAGTTTTCTTTACAGACCCCATAGACTTGCCAGTAACGGCTACTTCGTAAAGCCATTTTCAACTTCATATGCATGAATATATTGCCCATGTTCATCTGAGAATCTAGCCAAGGGACAGTGTTTCCACAGTAGGCAATGTGGCGCTCACTTTAGGTGTGATCAGAGTCTCATCTACAGAGGAAACATTTCTTCGACATGCTTTAGGCGGGATGAATCCACTCAGACGTGAGGCCAAACTCCGCTTGGGACGTGGCTTTTTAGCCTTTGAAAAGAAACACATAGATTTGTGGTTCACAGAAGGGGATAAACATATAAAcaataaagctttaaaaaaagtaCGTATACGTTTTATGGTCAGCAATCTTGGCAGCTAACCAGTGGGAAATGATGGTAAAGTGGTGTTGTCCACTCTTGTCTGTTTTCCGAAGTGGCGAGAAGTTTCAGGGTTTGGTTTCCATTTGCAGCAAAGAGCCCTGGATCCAGAGATAAGTTTCCTGGGGCCTGGGGACTTTATTGAATGGAATTGGTGCTGGGGGTGAGGAAATGCCTGAAATTTTGGTGGAGGCCCTTTTCACAAGAGGAAATCTTACTCATGGAAGTTGCCTCTGCCCAGTTTTCAGGGATCCCCTCAACCTTTGCCCCACATTCCCTTCAGTAAGTTTCCCCCTCTGTTTGGGAGATTTTTcaggacggggtggggtggggttggaagAGTATGTTTCTGTCAGCCCCTTTTATAGCTGACTTATTTATGGATCCAACTTAACGGTACTTTTGTTATATTTGCTCTGATATTTAAATGCAGAAGTAGGGTGTAAGCAGGAGGCGGCAAAGAGCAGGCACTCCTACAAGCCAGCAGGTTCAATACAAAACATCAGATCAACCCTGCACCTCTAAGGCCCTTCAAGGCAACGTAGATATGCACCCCCGCCCTGTGCATATAGGTCACCTTCACAAATAAGCTCTGATGGATAtttcatttaaagcaggcatccccatacttggctctccagatctttggggactacaattcccatcatccctgaccactggtcctgttagctagggatgatgggagttgtaggccaaaaacatctgcagggctgagtttgggggtgcctgatttgtTATCACCAAATCATCAGTTCCCATTTGCCAACCACTATGAGCTATTATCAGCACACAAAGAAATAAACTAGTTCCATCACGTAGAccacagtttcccaaacttgggtcacctgccccccccccacttttaggactacaactcccaatatccCTAGCttgcagggccagtggtcaaggatgatgggaattgtagtccaaaaactacAGTCCAAAGACCCAAGTTTGATAAACGCTGATGTAGACCCCAGTGTTCAGATTACCCCTGTTCAGTAATAAACCTGTCACAATCACATCCTCCACTCAGGCCCTGCAATTCAAAGCGGGTTCACACCTAAACCTGCATGGGGAGAGCAAACTGAAACCTCTGACTTACTTCTGAATTCAACTTTCTCTTGTCAGGGTCATGTACAACACCGTGCCTTACAAGACTTTGCTGCAAAGAACAAAAATCAAAAGTTTATACGTGCACGAccaagagaggaggaagaaaaatgtgcatgttaaggTCAACTTGAGAACACCTACTTTCATGGCAAAGACTCTCCCACAGCCAGGGTGGTCGCAGGTGAACGATCTTCTTGCCTCGTGAAATGAGGCAATGTGGCTTTGAAGATTGAACAGGGTTGTGTACGTTCTGCCACAGCCCTCCCTTGGGCATTTAAGCACCTCTCTCTCGGCAGCGTGGGTCTTCTGGTGGCACTTGAGGTAATCTTTGCGGCGGAATATTTTGCCACACACGCTGCAGGTTATCGGTTCTGGagatgagagagaaaatgaaatgggcgcgggagtgggggggggggggagggacccaaTGTAAAACCTGAAATAGAAGAATTTCTAAACAGGATTTAAACGGTGACACCTCTTGTTTTTTTCAAAGGCGAGGAACAATTTACGTGCATACTATTTTCAGCAGCAGAATATAATATCAGAGTATCGCCTGCACCGGTACAATCCAGCAAGCACTCAGAGCCTTCTGCTacagcaggtgtggagaaccagTTCTGTCTAGCAGGCCAGATGGAAAAGTGGGCAAACTTCTGCATGCTGTTTGTTGGGTGGCTGCAGCTACCCATCAATCACCTGATATATCATATGACCTGAACCCAATTCCACTGGAAAGTAGCAAGGCTTGCACTCACTGCTGAATTTAAATGACATCAAATGCAAGCCTCCTTACAAAAGGGCAGCTGCAGCTGACATTGTATGACAGGTTGGAGTGATCTTTGCCCCCTGCTGATGCTGCcaaactacaactcacatcaaccccagcaagcatggccaaagatgatgggagctgtatttcaGCA
This window contains:
- the MTIF3 gene encoding translation initiation factor IF-3, mitochondrial, yielding MAALCLKKLLDQARRKEVNHITKYFTSFLVQPVKGTTALETWITRDSQKGLLPVPTRAFCTHEDAKGNLKANQRIPSFKNTIESIGRKIPHRIIQLIDENGENQGNIHRADVIRIMDERAVKLVLLNEKADPPMYRLMSGQQILEERLRLRDKQKASSKNGPVQQKELTFSTAIEQHDLDTKMKQIQQWIDKKHHVRVTLQQKGGGGGQEKMLAFFGQILDKMPGKATYLSEPRTIKEGRSVCVLRHMSNKEIQEYKRMEKNKGDEKEKRKDSTESETLKQ